A genome region from uncultured Tolumonas sp. includes the following:
- a CDS encoding methyltransferase: protein MGGHSFTFKQFHIEQDRCAMKVGTDSIVLGSWTPVAGVKRILDIGTGTGILALMLAQRTSQLVQIDAVELDADAVKQAEENVNGSPWRERIRIIRHDIRTFQAPYYDLIISNPPYFVHGQTLPDAARQRARHTGELDQTALLQSAERLLAPLGKLALVLPVEQGEQLVALANELGWHLQRRCLVETKRGKIPNLVLLVLSRKATETVEEQLCLRETDNRYSSEFVALADEFYLRMSA, encoded by the coding sequence ATGGGCGGTCATAGCTTTACTTTTAAACAGTTTCATATTGAGCAAGATCGCTGCGCCATGAAGGTGGGAACAGACAGTATTGTGCTTGGCAGTTGGACTCCGGTGGCTGGGGTAAAACGTATTTTGGATATTGGAACGGGAACCGGCATTCTCGCCTTGATGTTGGCGCAACGGACGAGTCAGTTGGTGCAAATTGATGCGGTAGAGTTAGATGCCGATGCAGTGAAACAGGCGGAAGAGAATGTTAATGGTTCGCCATGGCGCGAGCGTATTCGTATTATCCGGCATGATATTCGTACTTTTCAGGCGCCATATTACGATTTGATCATCAGCAACCCACCTTATTTTGTGCATGGGCAGACATTGCCGGATGCTGCGCGCCAGCGGGCACGGCATACGGGTGAATTAGATCAAACAGCCTTGCTGCAAAGTGCTGAACGTTTGCTGGCACCATTGGGAAAACTGGCTTTGGTATTGCCCGTGGAACAAGGTGAGCAGTTAGTTGCGTTGGCAAATGAATTGGGCTGGCATTTGCAACGACGTTGTTTGGTGGAAACCAAACGCGGCAAAATACCTAATCTGGTGTTACTAGTGTTGAGTCGTAAGGCAACTGAAACGGTGGAAGAGCAACTTTGTCTGCGCGAAACAGATAATCGTTACTCTTCCGAATTTGTTGCGTTGGCTGATGAATTTTATCTGCGCATGTCAGCTTAA
- the xerD gene encoding site-specific tyrosine recombinase XerD — translation MKQDNPLIEQFLDMLWLERGLSDNTVSSYRTDLYKLNDWLDSKASSYLTLDTLLLHNYLAWRIDQGFKATSTARLLSALRRFYQFLIREQLRADDPTVALDAPKLPLRLPKDISEEQVDALLAEPRVQDPIELRDKAMLELLYATGLRVTELVSLQIHQLASNMAYVRVTGKGNKDRLVPTGEEAQYWIQRFMREGRMTLLHEQSSDVLFPSNRAQHMTRQTFWHRIKLYAVRANINSDLSPHTLRHAFATHLLNHGADLRVVQMLLGHSDLSTTQIYTHVAQARLQELHQEHHPRA, via the coding sequence ATGAAACAAGATAATCCTCTGATTGAGCAGTTTTTGGATATGTTATGGCTGGAACGCGGGTTGAGCGATAATACCGTTTCTTCTTACCGCACTGATCTCTATAAGCTGAATGACTGGCTCGACAGCAAGGCTTCTTCTTATCTCACGCTCGATACCTTGTTGCTGCATAACTATCTGGCATGGCGGATCGATCAGGGTTTCAAGGCAACTTCCACCGCGCGCTTGCTCAGTGCGCTGCGCCGTTTTTACCAATTTTTAATTCGCGAGCAGTTACGGGCCGATGACCCGACCGTGGCGTTAGATGCGCCGAAGTTGCCTCTGCGTTTACCGAAAGATATCAGCGAAGAGCAAGTTGATGCGTTGCTGGCGGAACCGCGCGTCCAAGATCCGATCGAGCTGCGTGATAAAGCGATGCTGGAATTGCTTTATGCCACTGGCTTGCGTGTCACTGAATTGGTGAGCCTGCAAATCCATCAGTTGGCATCTAACATGGCGTATGTGCGGGTGACTGGTAAAGGTAATAAAGACCGTCTCGTGCCAACGGGCGAAGAGGCGCAATATTGGATCCAGCGTTTTATGCGCGAAGGGCGTATGACGCTGCTGCATGAGCAATCATCGGATGTGCTGTTTCCCTCTAACCGTGCGCAGCATATGACCCGCCAGACATTCTGGCATCGCATTAAACTCTATGCAGTGCGGGCCAATATTAATTCTGATCTGTCACCGCATACGCTGCGACATGCTTTTGCCACACATTTATTGAATCATGGTGCTGATTTACGTGTTGTGCAGATGCTGCTCGGCCACTCGGATCTGTCGACTACGCAGATCTATACCCATGTAGCGCAGGCACGTTTGCAAGAATTACATCAGGAACATCATCCGCGCGCATAA
- the fldB gene encoding flavodoxin FldB, which produces MQIGLFYGSSTCYTEIVAEKIQSILGADLITIHNLADTPVSKMADYSILFLGIPTWDFGEIQTDWANNWDVIDEVNLSGKIVALFGLGDQGTYGEWFLDAMGLLHDKLLAKGCQIVGYWPNEGYEFDASKALVADGSYFCGLALDDITQYEQTDERLQKWLPQVLEEIADI; this is translated from the coding sequence ATGCAAATTGGTCTGTTTTACGGCTCCAGCACCTGTTACACCGAAATTGTAGCGGAAAAAATCCAATCTATTCTGGGTGCTGATCTCATCACGATCCATAACCTTGCCGATACGCCTGTCAGCAAAATGGCCGACTACAGCATTCTGTTTTTAGGCATTCCAACCTGGGATTTTGGTGAGATTCAAACCGATTGGGCCAATAACTGGGATGTCATCGATGAAGTCAATCTCAGCGGTAAAATCGTGGCGTTATTTGGCTTGGGCGATCAGGGAACCTATGGCGAGTGGTTTTTAGATGCAATGGGGTTATTGCACGACAAACTGCTGGCCAAAGGCTGTCAGATCGTTGGTTACTGGCCAAATGAAGGCTATGAATTTGACGCGTCGAAAGCCTTGGTTGCCGATGGCAGCTATTTTTGCGGGCTGGCTCTGGATGACATCACTCAATATGAACAAACTGACGAGCGCCTGCAAAAATGGCTGCCACAAGTGTTGGAAGAAATAGCTGATATTTAA
- the srmB gene encoding ATP-dependent RNA helicase SrmB gives MSFESLELDPILLQAVEELGFTRPTTIQTQVIPVAMEGRDVMASAPTGTGKTAAFLLPMMQHMIDFPRRRPGPARALILTPTRELALQITEQAEALAAYTHLKVASIIGGVAEEKQLPALEKTVDIIIATPGRLMQYIEDERFDSRDIEILVLDEADRMLDMGFIGDVDRIAAEARWRKQTMLFSATLEGAGLRKFAEDLLKDPAELFAEPPRSERKKIQQLVYFADTAEHKFQLLKHLLQQEDVTRSIIFVKTRERLAELVSQLQASGIDCAWLRGEMEQEKRIEALNKFRSERVKILVATDVASRGIDLPDVSHVFNYDMPRSADTYIHRIGRTGRAGKKGCAINLVEAHDVGMMERVERYTEEKMMRRVVDSLRPQHKISKPAGKRKDKKEDDKKDEKKPKEKIRHRVSKNKGKPDWAKKHAQKAAAAEKKANTEK, from the coding sequence ATGTCTTTTGAATCCTTAGAATTGGATCCCATTCTGCTACAAGCCGTAGAAGAGTTGGGTTTCACACGCCCGACCACCATTCAAACACAGGTGATCCCAGTGGCGATGGAAGGACGGGACGTAATGGCTTCCGCACCGACCGGTACCGGTAAAACCGCCGCCTTCTTGCTGCCGATGATGCAGCATATGATCGACTTCCCGCGCCGTCGCCCCGGCCCTGCGCGTGCGTTGATCTTAACGCCGACCCGTGAACTGGCACTGCAAATTACCGAACAAGCCGAAGCTCTGGCCGCTTACACACACCTGAAAGTCGCCAGCATCATCGGTGGTGTTGCTGAAGAGAAACAACTGCCAGCATTAGAAAAAACGGTTGATATAATCATCGCGACCCCAGGTCGTCTGATGCAATATATTGAAGATGAACGCTTTGACAGCCGTGACATTGAAATTCTGGTGCTCGACGAAGCCGACCGCATGTTAGACATGGGCTTTATCGGCGATGTTGATCGTATCGCCGCCGAAGCACGCTGGCGTAAACAGACCATGCTGTTCTCAGCAACGCTGGAAGGCGCTGGCCTGAGAAAATTTGCTGAAGATTTATTAAAAGATCCGGCAGAGTTATTTGCCGAGCCACCACGCAGTGAACGCAAAAAAATCCAGCAGTTGGTCTATTTTGCCGATACTGCTGAGCATAAATTCCAGTTGCTGAAACATTTGCTGCAACAGGAAGATGTCACACGCAGCATTATTTTTGTTAAAACTCGCGAACGTCTGGCAGAACTGGTGAGTCAACTGCAGGCCAGCGGCATTGATTGCGCATGGTTACGCGGTGAGATGGAACAAGAGAAGCGTATCGAAGCACTCAATAAATTCCGTTCTGAACGGGTAAAAATTCTGGTCGCTACCGATGTTGCTTCGCGTGGTATCGATTTGCCGGACGTAAGCCATGTATTCAACTACGACATGCCGCGTTCAGCCGATACCTATATTCACCGTATCGGCCGTACTGGTCGTGCCGGTAAAAAAGGTTGTGCTATCAACCTGGTTGAAGCGCATGACGTTGGCATGATGGAACGCGTTGAACGCTATACCGAAGAGAAAATGATGCGTCGTGTGGTTGATAGCCTGCGTCCGCAACATAAGATCAGCAAACCAGCCGGTAAACGCAAAGATAAAAAAGAAGACGACAAGAAAGACGAGAAAAAACCAAAAGAGAAGATCCGTCATCGCGTCAGCAAGAACAAAGGCAAACCAGACTGGGCAAAAAAACATGCTCAGAAAGCCGCTGCAGCAGAGAAAAAAGCGAACACAGAAAAGTAA
- a CDS encoding methyl-accepting chemotaxis protein yields the protein MFKHSLKAKILMLVNLAILTIIILLSTTFYHSQKELLIQQSYLNLKSVGAEISRGIADWIKVRHSIIDGLSKNIDSPELVTHLVQARTSGNFALTFYGDENGKMVDADPTIDRAGYDPRTRDWYKDTKAAGQATLSNPYISASMKKLVVAFSSPVAHGVVSGVIDIDNIINNINGLNLQADGEAVLLLKDSTVIAYKDKNRILKSASEIAPDLTASFLEQSSLGDEFQAIQINGKDKLALTVQIPNTEWRILFSLDKATLMAPLYSKLLQQIIIALIIGAVFSLVMSLWINHLFRPLKTVSDALQTIANGKGDLTKRIPLNNEDEIGLLAANFNRFVGSLHELITHIRALASDIDNEADQGLKRSQSSVSELSRQQQELTMVATAVTEMASATQEIAGNAEQTAAAAIESSESSEAGKSLVNKTRESISHLADGVSEATEVIAQLDRHAQEINGILATIKGIAEQTNLLALNAAIEAARAGEQGRGFAVVADEVRVLSQRTAASTTEIQSTIETLQRTTQKAVNIMASSQDMAAHSVKDALDASSALEEITRAVSSISDMANQIATAAEEQSHVTSEITTNVTAIKDVADELADGAVQTQKDAYKLQTHAADLTNKVAHFIL from the coding sequence ATGTTTAAGCATTCGTTAAAAGCCAAAATTCTAATGCTGGTCAATCTGGCTATTCTGACCATCATTATTCTGCTTTCCACTACGTTTTATCATTCACAAAAAGAACTGCTCATACAACAAAGTTACCTAAATCTGAAAAGTGTCGGTGCTGAAATATCACGAGGCATTGCCGATTGGATAAAAGTACGTCACAGCATTATTGATGGCTTGAGTAAAAATATTGATAGCCCGGAATTAGTGACTCATTTAGTGCAAGCCAGAACATCCGGTAATTTTGCCCTCACCTTTTATGGTGATGAAAACGGCAAAATGGTAGATGCCGACCCAACCATTGATCGGGCCGGATATGACCCCAGAACACGCGATTGGTATAAAGATACCAAGGCCGCCGGGCAAGCTACCTTATCCAACCCCTACATCAGTGCTTCAATGAAAAAACTGGTTGTCGCCTTTTCCAGCCCCGTCGCTCATGGTGTGGTATCAGGTGTGATTGATATTGATAACATTATCAATAATATCAATGGCCTCAACCTTCAGGCTGATGGAGAAGCAGTTCTGCTGCTTAAAGACAGCACTGTCATCGCTTATAAAGATAAAAACCGGATCCTGAAGTCAGCGAGCGAGATTGCCCCCGATCTTACCGCTTCTTTTTTGGAACAATCTTCTCTGGGTGATGAATTTCAAGCCATTCAAATCAATGGAAAAGACAAACTAGCGTTGACAGTACAGATCCCCAATACCGAATGGCGCATTTTATTTTCGCTGGATAAAGCCACGTTGATGGCACCGCTATACAGTAAATTACTCCAGCAAATTATCATTGCCTTAATTATTGGCGCTGTGTTCAGTCTGGTTATGAGTTTATGGATCAATCACCTCTTCCGCCCATTAAAAACGGTCTCGGATGCGCTGCAAACAATTGCAAACGGTAAAGGAGATTTGACGAAACGGATCCCGCTTAACAATGAAGATGAGATTGGCTTGTTAGCCGCTAACTTCAATCGTTTTGTTGGTAGTTTGCATGAATTGATCACGCATATTCGTGCCCTAGCCAGTGATATTGATAATGAGGCAGATCAGGGGCTTAAACGCAGTCAAAGCTCGGTGAGTGAACTGAGTCGTCAGCAGCAAGAGCTCACCATGGTGGCAACTGCTGTCACGGAAATGGCATCAGCCACGCAAGAAATTGCAGGGAATGCGGAACAAACCGCAGCCGCTGCTATTGAATCATCAGAAAGCAGCGAAGCTGGCAAATCATTAGTGAATAAAACCCGGGAATCGATCAGTCATCTGGCGGACGGTGTTTCGGAAGCTACAGAAGTGATTGCGCAACTCGATCGTCATGCTCAAGAGATCAACGGTATTTTAGCTACCATCAAGGGCATCGCAGAACAGACCAATCTGCTGGCATTAAATGCCGCCATTGAAGCCGCGCGGGCTGGCGAACAAGGCCGAGGGTTTGCCGTAGTAGCAGATGAAGTGCGTGTCTTGTCGCAACGCACTGCTGCCTCTACCACCGAGATTCAATCCACTATTGAAACATTACAGCGCACCACGCAAAAAGCAGTGAATATCATGGCGAGCAGTCAGGATATGGCGGCACACAGCGTTAAAGACGCACTGGATGCCTCTTCTGCATTAGAAGAAATTACCCGTGCCGTCAGCTCTATTTCCGATATGGCAAACCAGATCGCAACAGCAGCGGAAGAACAAAGTCACGTCACCAGTGAAATCACCACCAACGTTACGGCAATTAAGGATGTAGCCGATGAGTTAGCCGATGGCGCGGTTCAAACACAGAAAGATGCCTATAAACTGCAAACGCACGCCGCTGATTTAACCAATAAGGTGGCACATTTTATTCTTTAA
- the recJ gene encoding single-stranded-DNA-specific exonuclease RecJ yields the protein MTFKLRRRPQVDDSFLPADMPARLRQIYASRGITKVDELNRSAGNLLAPQGLKDLPQALALLTEALQQQQRIIIVGDFDCDGATSTALMTLALRAMGAQNVAYLVPNRFEYGYGLSPEIAMLAAQQNAELLITVDNGISSLAGVETARQQGMKVLITDHHLPGTELPQADAIVNPNQQGCGFGSGNLAGVGVAFYLMAALKSHLQQLGWFTQQNITAPNVADYLDLVALGTVADVVALDNNNRILVHQGLQRIRAGKCRAGIKALCEVAGRELSLLTANDLGYFLGPRLNAVGRLDDMTMGIACLLSNDENIARHLASQMDALNQERKAIEGSMQQEALATLSRLKALEGELPAALVLHQDDWHQGVVGLVASRIKEQYHRPVFAFAESSDDELKGSGRSIPGLHMRDALERLDQLHPGLISKYGGHAMAAGLSLPKTSLEPFREKFTALVAEWLTPEQLTGTVLTDGELLAQEFSLEMVEALRNAGPWGQAFPEPCFDGVFHLRHQKLVGSKHLKMEVQLPNGPRLDAIAFNVDLNCWPDASVGQVQLVYRLDINEWRGQRSVQLLVEQVVAIR from the coding sequence ATGACTTTTAAACTTCGCCGCCGTCCACAAGTCGATGACTCTTTTTTACCTGCCGATATGCCTGCCCGTTTACGCCAGATTTATGCTAGCCGCGGTATCACGAAGGTCGATGAATTAAATCGCTCTGCCGGCAATTTATTAGCGCCACAAGGGCTGAAAGATTTACCACAAGCGCTGGCGTTACTGACTGAGGCTTTGCAGCAACAACAACGGATTATTATCGTCGGCGATTTTGACTGCGATGGTGCCACTAGCACCGCCTTAATGACATTGGCATTACGCGCGATGGGCGCGCAAAACGTCGCCTATTTAGTGCCGAACCGTTTTGAATATGGTTATGGTTTAAGCCCTGAAATTGCCATGCTGGCGGCTCAGCAAAATGCCGAATTACTGATCACAGTAGATAACGGCATTTCTAGTCTGGCGGGTGTCGAAACCGCACGCCAGCAGGGCATGAAGGTATTGATCACCGATCACCATTTACCCGGTACAGAATTGCCGCAAGCCGATGCAATAGTGAATCCGAACCAGCAAGGTTGCGGGTTTGGCTCGGGTAATCTGGCTGGTGTGGGCGTGGCGTTTTATCTGATGGCTGCGCTTAAAAGTCATTTGCAGCAACTTGGTTGGTTTACTCAGCAAAATATTACTGCACCGAATGTCGCTGATTATCTCGATTTGGTGGCGCTCGGTACAGTTGCCGATGTGGTGGCGCTGGATAACAACAATCGCATTTTAGTGCATCAGGGGTTACAGCGTATCCGTGCTGGCAAATGCCGAGCGGGTATTAAGGCGCTGTGTGAAGTGGCCGGGCGCGAACTGTCACTCCTGACCGCCAACGATTTGGGTTATTTCTTGGGCCCGCGTCTGAATGCGGTGGGTCGTCTTGATGACATGACCATGGGCATCGCTTGTCTGCTGTCCAACGATGAAAACATTGCCCGTCATTTGGCATCACAAATGGATGCCTTAAATCAGGAACGCAAAGCCATTGAAGGCAGCATGCAACAAGAAGCGCTGGCAACGCTGTCGCGTTTGAAAGCATTGGAGGGTGAATTACCTGCTGCTTTGGTGTTACATCAAGATGATTGGCATCAAGGGGTTGTCGGTTTAGTTGCCTCTCGTATCAAAGAACAATATCACCGTCCGGTGTTTGCGTTTGCAGAAAGCAGCGATGACGAGCTAAAAGGCTCTGGCCGTTCTATTCCTGGCCTGCATATGCGGGATGCGCTGGAACGTTTAGATCAACTGCATCCAGGGCTGATCAGTAAATATGGCGGCCATGCGATGGCGGCCGGGTTGTCATTACCAAAAACGAGCTTAGAACCTTTCCGAGAAAAATTTACCGCGTTGGTGGCGGAATGGCTTACGCCAGAACAGCTAACGGGGACCGTATTAACCGACGGTGAGTTGCTGGCTCAGGAGTTCTCGCTGGAGATGGTTGAAGCATTGCGTAATGCCGGGCCGTGGGGGCAAGCATTTCCTGAACCTTGCTTCGATGGTGTTTTTCATCTGCGCCACCAAAAGCTGGTGGGGAGCAAACACCTGAAAATGGAAGTTCAGCTACCTAATGGCCCTCGTTTGGATGCGATCGCATTTAATGTTGATTTAAATTGTTGGCCAGATGCTTCTGTAGGGCAGGTGCAATTGGTTTATCGGTTAGATATCAATGAATGGCGTGGACAACGGTCGGTACAATTATTGGTCGAGCAGGTCGTTGCTATTAGGTAA
- a CDS encoding methyl-accepting chemotaxis protein: MNTMSLKNKLSIAASAAILLVGVILTTETYLAAKSRLETNLSQQVDDLGNTFAASVNYWFNSKGSAIKAFQADPTNDIEIVKGLQQTRLSGEFDNVFYARPDGSQLNANGVVLPPGNDDPRKWDWYQKAQANPAEVYVSPPSIAAATGQFVVSLGKAVQQNGKTSAILGVDVTVTELLNQLSKVQLPGDGSAFLINNNGIILVHTEKEQLSQPISKLYPELDFASLSSMKAGQFRLVQHNNRTERVYVSPVSGQNQLLVLVLDNDKVTAPLYTQMWTSIGVLLVVLLISLGGFALMCNALFRPLAVVSQALAKIADGNGDLTQRIPLSNRDEVGQLAANFNKFVDSLHQLIAHVRHQAKDIGDEASQGLRRTKTSVQELGRQQQEIAMVATAVTEMASATQEIANNAEQTAAAAIQSAESSEAGKSLVNKTRESIRHLADGVSEATDVIAQLDRHAQEINGILATIKGIAEQTNLLALNAAIEAARAGEQGRGFAVVADEVRVLSQRTAASTTEIQSTIETLQRTTQKAVNMMEKSSDMAAHSVQDALDASSALEEITQAVSSISDMANQIATAAEEQSHVTGEITTNVTAIKDVADEVASGAIQAEDDAHKLQRQADDLNSKVAHFIL; the protein is encoded by the coding sequence ATGAACACAATGTCGCTGAAAAACAAACTATCCATCGCAGCCAGTGCAGCTATCTTACTGGTGGGTGTGATATTAACGACTGAAACTTATTTAGCAGCCAAATCGCGTTTAGAAACAAATCTAAGCCAGCAGGTTGATGATTTGGGAAACACCTTTGCAGCCAGTGTTAATTACTGGTTTAACAGCAAAGGTTCCGCGATAAAAGCATTTCAGGCTGATCCGACCAACGACATTGAAATCGTAAAAGGGCTACAACAAACACGTCTTTCCGGTGAGTTTGATAACGTGTTTTATGCCCGCCCGGATGGTAGTCAATTAAATGCCAATGGTGTGGTGTTACCGCCAGGCAATGATGACCCACGCAAGTGGGATTGGTATCAAAAAGCACAAGCCAACCCAGCTGAAGTCTATGTATCGCCACCATCTATTGCCGCTGCAACCGGACAATTTGTGGTATCACTGGGTAAAGCCGTACAACAAAATGGCAAGACCTCCGCAATTTTGGGGGTTGATGTAACGGTAACTGAACTGCTGAACCAGTTGAGTAAAGTACAATTGCCTGGTGATGGCAGTGCGTTTTTAATCAATAACAATGGCATCATTCTGGTTCATACTGAGAAAGAACAGTTATCGCAACCAATCAGCAAATTATACCCTGAACTGGATTTCGCCAGTCTAAGCAGTATGAAAGCAGGTCAATTCCGTTTGGTTCAACACAATAACCGAACCGAACGCGTTTATGTCTCACCGGTAAGCGGTCAGAATCAGCTTTTGGTGTTAGTGCTGGATAACGACAAAGTCACTGCCCCCCTGTATACACAGATGTGGACCAGTATCGGCGTATTGCTGGTTGTTCTGTTAATTTCCTTAGGTGGCTTTGCACTGATGTGTAATGCCTTGTTCCGTCCGTTAGCCGTCGTTTCACAAGCACTGGCTAAGATAGCCGATGGTAACGGTGATCTGACACAGCGTATTCCACTGAGCAACCGTGATGAAGTTGGGCAATTAGCGGCTAACTTCAATAAGTTTGTCGACAGCCTACATCAATTGATCGCGCATGTTCGTCATCAGGCCAAAGATATTGGTGATGAAGCATCTCAAGGTTTACGTCGCACTAAAACTTCAGTGCAGGAATTAGGTCGTCAGCAGCAAGAAATTGCGATGGTAGCAACCGCTGTCACTGAAATGGCCTCTGCAACACAGGAAATTGCCAATAATGCCGAACAAACTGCAGCCGCTGCGATTCAATCTGCCGAAAGCAGTGAAGCAGGTAAATCTTTAGTTAATAAAACTCGTGAATCTATCCGTCATCTGGCAGATGGGGTTTCTGAAGCGACCGATGTTATTGCGCAACTGGATCGCCATGCGCAAGAAATCAACGGTATTCTGGCCACAATCAAGGGTATTGCCGAACAAACCAACTTATTGGCACTCAATGCTGCTATTGAAGCGGCTCGTGCCGGTGAGCAAGGCCGTGGCTTTGCGGTAGTAGCAGATGAAGTGCGGGTGTTATCACAACGTACAGCCGCATCCACCACTGAAATTCAATCCACCATTGAAACGCTGCAACGCACTACGCAGAAAGCCGTCAACATGATGGAAAAAAGCAGTGATATGGCCGCGCACAGTGTGCAGGACGCACTAGATGCCTCTTCTGCATTGGAAGAAATCACCCAAGCGGTAAGTTCTATTTCTGATATGGCCAATCAAATCGCGACGGCAGCTGAAGAGCAAAGCCATGTGACCGGTGAAATTACCACCAATGTTACCGCCATCAAAGACGTAGCAGATGAAGTCGCCAGCGGTGCGATTCAGGCAGAAGATGATGCACATAAACTGCAACGTCAAGCTGATGATCTGAATAGCAAGGTTGCACATTTTATTCTCTAA
- a CDS encoding DUF4139 domain-containing protein, with translation MSNKTIQVFSLSLLALMVSSAMAEQVVESQIAAVTVYPSSATVTRTFTVELPAGPQTVLVAGLPSTLDENSLRITGSGDKGSSVASVELKNEVRSELVLPRAKELQDKLTAQLDQQALLQADELALNTQQTYLQKLAEQGGTPKAEKTVESNSVVQWRAGWQTLGAGMKEIGAAKVTLAREIRALKQQIDVTQRELEQLNNRQQDNKVAVVHLQSVGGKLAMKLSYQLNQASWYPVYDANLDTQQSKLAVTQAAYVQQNSGENWDNVALTLSTLQPSAAVEPPALSSWWIDYQRPVPRNTLMKSAGAVADAAMPEMMVAAAPVAEQRATVIDSGYHVSYQIPGKINVNSSEEKQRVVLQQQQWPVSLNLQAVPRLDPHAYLYAKVENPSSTPLLPGEWLLQRDGVRVGRVDQPLLAPKDQIAMGFGADDAVKLDWQTLKNEAGESGVLNKQQTLQRHYQLKVTNGHPKPMSLTVLDSWPVSKQQDIKVSTLDGTVAPKEQNVNQQAGVQRWELPLPAGKTATLDTGYQVAYPQDKQIDNL, from the coding sequence ATGTCGAATAAAACAATCCAAGTATTTTCATTGAGTCTGTTGGCGTTAATGGTGTCATCCGCGATGGCGGAACAAGTTGTTGAGAGCCAGATTGCGGCGGTAACGGTTTACCCTTCCTCGGCCACGGTCACGCGAACGTTTACGGTGGAATTGCCCGCTGGGCCGCAGACAGTTCTGGTCGCTGGCTTGCCATCGACGCTGGATGAAAACTCACTGCGCATCACCGGTAGCGGCGATAAAGGCAGTTCGGTGGCGAGTGTTGAGCTCAAAAATGAGGTACGCAGTGAACTGGTGCTGCCACGTGCAAAAGAGTTACAAGATAAGCTGACCGCGCAATTGGATCAGCAGGCGTTACTGCAAGCCGATGAACTGGCACTGAACACCCAGCAAACCTATCTGCAAAAATTGGCGGAACAAGGCGGTACACCGAAAGCAGAGAAAACTGTCGAGAGTAATTCAGTTGTGCAGTGGCGTGCTGGCTGGCAGACGCTAGGTGCTGGGATGAAAGAAATTGGTGCGGCAAAAGTGACACTGGCACGCGAAATTCGTGCGCTGAAACAGCAAATTGATGTCACGCAGCGCGAGCTGGAGCAGCTCAATAATCGTCAGCAGGACAATAAAGTTGCCGTGGTACATCTGCAATCGGTGGGTGGCAAATTAGCGATGAAGCTGAGTTATCAGCTCAATCAGGCCAGTTGGTATCCGGTTTATGATGCAAATTTAGATACCCAGCAAAGCAAATTGGCCGTCACCCAAGCGGCTTATGTGCAGCAAAATAGCGGCGAAAATTGGGATAATGTTGCGTTAACGCTCTCGACATTACAACCCAGTGCAGCAGTAGAGCCCCCGGCACTTTCCAGCTGGTGGATTGATTATCAACGCCCAGTCCCACGGAACACATTAATGAAATCGGCTGGTGCTGTCGCTGATGCGGCGATGCCGGAAATGATGGTGGCAGCTGCACCAGTAGCCGAGCAGCGGGCGACGGTGATTGATAGCGGATATCATGTTTCTTATCAGATCCCAGGCAAGATCAATGTTAATTCTAGCGAAGAAAAGCAACGGGTCGTCTTGCAACAACAGCAATGGCCAGTGTCGCTGAATTTACAGGCTGTACCGCGTCTGGATCCGCATGCTTATCTGTATGCTAAAGTTGAAAACCCATCTTCCACACCACTGTTGCCGGGCGAATGGTTATTACAACGTGATGGTGTCAGAGTAGGGCGAGTCGATCAGCCTTTGCTGGCCCCGAAAGATCAGATCGCAATGGGTTTTGGTGCCGATGATGCTGTGAAACTGGATTGGCAGACGCTGAAAAATGAAGCGGGTGAGTCGGGAGTGCTGAATAAACAACAAACCCTGCAACGTCATTACCAACTTAAAGTCACCAACGGACACCCGAAACCGATGTCACTGACAGTGTTAGATAGCTGGCCAGTTTCCAAACAGCAAGATATTAAGGTTTCAACGTTAGACGGTACTGTGGCACCGAAAGAGCAAAATGTGAATCAGCAAGCCGGCGTGCAACGGTGGGAATTACCATTGCCAGCCGGTAAAACAGCGACTTTAGACACCGGCTATCAGGTTGCTTACCCGCAAGACAAACAGATCGATAATCTTTGA